The DNA sequence GCTCGGCTCGACGAAGGTGATGGCCCGCACCTCGCTGGCGTACTACTCGGGCTGCGAGGAGCTGAATCTGCCGCTGTACGCGGTGGGCGGTGCGGGGTACGTCAGCACGGTCGCGAACGTGGCCCCGCGCCAGGTACGGGCTCCGCTGGACGCGTTCGACGCGGGCCGCACCGACGAGGCGGCCCGGCTCAACGGGCTCACGGCGCGCCTCGTCGAGCTGATGATGGCGAGCGGCCTCCCCGGAACCGTCACCGTGAAGGCGCTGCTGGACGCCGGGCCGGTCCGGGAACCGCTGCAGCCCGCCGGGCGCGGGGCGGCCGACGGGCTGCGTGCGGCGTACGAGGAACTCCTCGCGGCCTGATCTCCTGGCGGCCTGATCTCCTCGCCTGGTGAACGGGTCAGTTGTGGGCGTGCAGGACCTCGTTGAGCCCGCCCCACACCGCGTTGTTCGGGCGGGCCTCGACGGTGCCGGTGACCGAGTTGCGGCGGAAGAGGATGTTGGAGGCGCCGGACAGCTCGCGGGCCTTGACGACCTGGCCGTCCGGCAGCGTGATCCGCGTGCCGGCGGTGACGTAGAGACCGGCCTCGACGACGCACTCGTCGCCGAGCGCGATCCCGACGCCCGCTTCCGCGCCGACCAGGCAGCGCTCGCCGATGACGATGCGCTCCGTGCCGCCGCCGGAGAGGGTGCCCATGGTGGACGCGCCGCCGCCGATGTCCGAGCCGTCGCCGACAACGACGCCCGCGGAGATGCGGCCCTCGACCATGGAGGTGCCGAGGGTGCCCGCGTTGAAGTTGACGAAGCCCTCGTGCATGACGGTGGTCCCGGCGGCGAGGTGCGCGCCGAGCCGGACGCGGTCGGCGTCGGCGACGCGTACGCCCTTGGGGGCGACGTAGTCCGTCATCCGGGGGAACTTGTCGACCGAGGTGACCTGGAGGTGCAGGCCCTCGGCGCGGGCGTTGAGCCGCACGCGCTCCAGGTCGTCGACGGCGACCGGGCCGAGCGAGGTCCAGGCGACGTTGGCGAGCAGCCCGAAGAGCCCGTCCAGGTTCTGGCCGTGCGGCCGGACGAGCCGGTGCGAGAGCAGGTGCAGGCGCAGGTAGGCGTCGTGCGCGTCGAGCGGCTTGTCGTCGAGCGAGGAGATGACCGTGGACACGGCGACGATCTCGACGCCGCGCCGGGCGTCCACGCCGAGGGCCTTGGCGGCGCCCTCACCGAGCCGGTTGACCGCCTCGTCCGGGCTGAGGCGCGTCGTACCGGCCGGGCCGGGGTCGGAGGTCAGCTCGGGGGCGGGGAACCAGGTGTCGAGGACGGTGCCGTCACCGGCGACGGTGGCGAGGCCGGCGGCGACGGCGCCGGTGGTGCGGGCAGAACCCTGGGAAGTCGTGTCGGTCATGAACAGCAACCTAACCGGCCGGGGCCCGCTCGGGCGAACCGGTCTCAGCGTGCGGCCTCTCCCCCGCCGCCCTCGCGCGCTCCCCCGGTGCGGGCAGTCGCCGCGCCGCCGGCACCGCTCCTCCGACACCCCTCAAGTGCTGTCCCGCGATTCCCGGCGGGCGCGCGGCAACAGCCCTCGGCGCGTGCCCGGCGGCTCCTGCCCGGGTCCTGATCCGCCGGGACGTACGGGGGTGTGCCGAGGCAGGGGGCGTATCACCCTGCCGGTCAGCAGAGTGCGGGGGACATAGCCGAAGCGGCGGGAGTCGAGGCTCACGGGCTGGTTGTCGCCCAGGACCAGGTAGTGGCCGGAAGGCACGACCGAGCCGGGCGGGACGTCCAGCCGCTCGGCCATGAGCGCGGGGACCGGGTCGCCGGGGCCGGCGGCGATCCGTTTGATGATCAGGCCCTCGCGCGTGAGCCCCTCGTCCCGCGCGCCGGAGGGCGGTTCGAGGACGACGACATCGCCCCGGGCCACCCGGCGCGGGCCACGGCGCACCAGGACGCGGTCCCCGTCGTGGAGGGCGGGTTCCATGCTCGGGCCGGTGACGGTGACGGCCAGCAGGCGGGTCCGCAGCAGACGGCGGGCGAGGCGCACGATCACGGGGGTCCTCCGCCCGGGGAGGCTCCCGCCACCACGTCGGCGGGCGGCCTCGGCGCGGCCCCGGTGGCGTGGACCGGCGGGGCGGGTAGGGAAGACCCCGCGTCGTGCGCGACGG is a window from the Streptomyces sp. MMBL 11-1 genome containing:
- a CDS encoding peptidase S26 family protein is translated as MIVRLARRLLRTRLLAVTVTGPSMEPALHDGDRVLVRRGPRRVARGDVVVLEPPSGARDEGLTREGLIIKRIAAGPGDPVPALMAERLDVPPGSVVPSGHYLVLGDNQPVSLDSRRFGYVPRTLLTGRVIRPLPRHTPVRPGGSGPGQEPPGTRRGLLPRARRESRDST
- the dapD gene encoding 2,3,4,5-tetrahydropyridine-2,6-dicarboxylate N-succinyltransferase, translating into MTDTTSQGSARTTGAVAAGLATVAGDGTVLDTWFPAPELTSDPGPAGTTRLSPDEAVNRLGEGAAKALGVDARRGVEIVAVSTVISSLDDKPLDAHDAYLRLHLLSHRLVRPHGQNLDGLFGLLANVAWTSLGPVAVDDLERVRLNARAEGLHLQVTSVDKFPRMTDYVAPKGVRVADADRVRLGAHLAAGTTVMHEGFVNFNAGTLGTSMVEGRISAGVVVGDGSDIGGGASTMGTLSGGGTERIVIGERCLVGAEAGVGIALGDECVVEAGLYVTAGTRITLPDGQVVKARELSGASNILFRRNSVTGTVEARPNNAVWGGLNEVLHAHN